A portion of the Bacillota bacterium genome contains these proteins:
- a CDS encoding alkaline phosphatase, whose amino-acid sequence MTKTVKRVSAILIVLLLLVSVSVPPAGAAGTPAVKNVILLIPDGMSVGGTTLARWYKGGTPLALDEMACGLVRTYPADAPITDSAPAATAYASGFKSHTGYLGVLPDVANMPGLQPIPKGDERKPVAAILEAAKLAGKATGLVVTCEIPHATPAAFSSHYPDRNNYDDILEQQVYSGIDVVLGGGSKFLEPGTRKDKEDLIKVIKDLGYDYVTTPEALRKSTSSKLWGMFAPKDLSYDFDRDPAKQPSLAEMTSKAIEVLSKDKDGFFLMVEGSKIDWAAHANDPVGVISDILAFDNAVKVALDFAKKDKHTVVIAVTDHGNGGITIGDRETSKNYDELPLSAFIDPLKKAKLTAEGIEKKLNADRSNIKEVMANYYGITDLTEAEIKAIKEAKPGKLNYVVGPMISKRAHIGWTTNGHTGEDVVLYACSPTGDRPTGVVENTEIARYMERVLGLSLQETTKKLFVPARTAFEARGARVMWDDGDPHNPVVVVTKGNDKLKLPVNKNLAEINGKLVKMNGLTVYNGVATFVPQEALDLLN is encoded by the coding sequence ATGACCAAAACCGTGAAGAGAGTTTCGGCTATCCTCATTGTTTTGCTCCTGTTGGTGAGCGTTTCTGTCCCCCCCGCCGGCGCGGCGGGCACCCCTGCCGTAAAGAATGTGATCCTCTTGATCCCGGACGGCATGAGCGTCGGCGGTACAACCCTGGCGAGGTGGTATAAAGGCGGCACACCCCTGGCCCTGGACGAAATGGCCTGCGGCCTGGTGCGCACTTACCCTGCTGATGCCCCCATCACGGACTCCGCACCTGCGGCAACGGCTTATGCCAGCGGTTTTAAATCCCATACGGGCTACCTGGGGGTGCTCCCCGATGTGGCCAACATGCCCGGCCTCCAGCCCATCCCCAAGGGTGATGAAAGGAAACCGGTGGCCGCCATTCTCGAAGCAGCAAAACTGGCGGGAAAAGCTACGGGACTGGTGGTTACCTGTGAAATACCCCATGCCACCCCGGCGGCCTTTTCCTCCCATTACCCGGACCGGAACAACTATGACGACATCCTCGAACAGCAGGTATATAGTGGAATAGATGTGGTACTGGGCGGCGGTTCCAAGTTCCTGGAACCCGGGACCAGAAAGGATAAGGAAGATTTAATTAAGGTTATCAAGGACCTGGGTTATGACTATGTAACCACGCCGGAAGCCCTTCGCAAGTCCACTTCCAGCAAGTTGTGGGGGATGTTTGCTCCCAAAGATCTAAGTTATGATTTTGACCGTGATCCGGCAAAACAGCCCAGTCTGGCGGAAATGACCAGCAAAGCCATTGAGGTGCTTTCTAAAGATAAGGACGGATTCTTTCTGATGGTGGAAGGGAGCAAAATAGACTGGGCCGCCCATGCCAATGACCCGGTAGGCGTAATCAGCGATATCCTGGCCTTTGACAACGCAGTAAAGGTAGCGCTGGACTTTGCCAAAAAGGATAAGCACACCGTTGTCATCGCAGTAACCGACCACGGTAACGGTGGAATCACCATCGGAGACCGGGAGACCAGCAAAAATTACGACGAGCTGCCCCTTTCCGCATTCATCGACCCTTTAAAGAAGGCCAAGCTGACCGCTGAAGGCATCGAGAAAAAATTAAACGCCGACAGGAGCAACATCAAAGAAGTGATGGCGAATTATTACGGCATCACCGATCTGACGGAGGCTGAAATCAAAGCAATCAAAGAGGCCAAACCAGGCAAGTTAAATTACGTTGTGGGACCGATGATCAGCAAGCGGGCACATATCGGGTGGACCACCAACGGCCACACCGGCGAAGATGTGGTCCTGTACGCGTGCTCGCCGACCGGCGACCGGCCCACGGGAGTGGTTGAAAACACAGAAATAGCCAGGTACATGGAGAGAGTACTGGGTCTTAGCTTACAGGAAACCACCAAAAAGCTCTTCGTACCGGCAAGGACCGCTTTTGAGGCCAGGGGAGCCAGGGTGATGTGGGATGACGGTGATCCCCACAACCCCGTAGTGGTGGTTACCAAGGGCAATGATAAATTAAAATTGCCGGTAAACAAAAATCTTGCCGAAATCAACGGTAAGCTGGTTAAAATGAACGGCCTGACCGTTTATAATGGCGTGGCCACCTTTGTACCACAGGAAGCACTTGATTTATTAAATTAA
- a CDS encoding NAD(P)/FAD-dependent oxidoreductase produces the protein MGKKIPGTVWIFIGFVPWILYWTLSGPGLWTEAVTAGLGAALVLNAYRFRLRQARAMELVTLAFFAAHFAVTVVLGSPLFQAYSAVLVGATLALMAWGTLLAGSPFTYQYAREDWPREYWDNPLFHRTNEIITAVWGIVFTLNAVLGVMATPWPQARLWLTVALPNAGIAAGIAFSLLFPSWYPKRILAQEIAAREPYRWPDPVFGPGRPAGEAEHDVVVVGAGIGGLTAAALLARRGLKVLVAEQHHRPGGFCTSWERHVQRDGERLRYVFDAGVHDISGLGPRGPVTNLLRRLEIGDRLEWRRVGHEYVLPGFRLKVPGTAEELVRALQARFPAEREAIAAFFAEMEAVYRDLYADVERTGGVPCPPRTPEEMLAYPRTHPYAFRWMDIPYTVVLDRFFQDASLKRFLLLLTGYLSDRPETLTVGQMAPLFGYYFDGGYYPVGGSQALADALAEVIEAHGGRVLLRAPVKRILIEGGRAAGVILAGGQVHRAGAVIAGADVRKTFLELVGREHLPPDFVRRVEGLEFSTSAFAVFLGVDFVPELEPVTLVYTEDGRGLGIMTPSRVDPGLAPPGHAAITLLTLVPRVEATTWDRRMPDYARRKREFGDALVALAELVLSGLREHIVFREEASPATFARYAWTTGGAIYGPAAGQWRPPAKSPVERLYLAGAGVFPGAGIEAVIISGTLAADALYLPI, from the coding sequence ATGGGTAAGAAAATACCCGGCACGGTCTGGATTTTCATCGGCTTTGTCCCCTGGATCCTGTACTGGACGCTCTCGGGCCCCGGCCTCTGGACGGAGGCGGTGACGGCTGGGCTGGGGGCCGCACTGGTCTTAAACGCCTATCGCTTCCGGCTGCGGCAGGCCAGGGCGATGGAGCTGGTGACGCTTGCTTTTTTTGCCGCCCATTTCGCGGTGACCGTCGTCCTGGGTTCCCCGCTTTTTCAGGCCTATAGTGCCGTGCTGGTCGGCGCTACCCTGGCGCTGATGGCCTGGGGGACGCTCCTGGCCGGTTCGCCCTTCACCTACCAGTACGCCCGCGAGGACTGGCCGCGCGAGTACTGGGACAACCCCCTCTTCCACCGTACGAACGAGATCATCACCGCCGTCTGGGGAATCGTTTTCACCCTCAACGCCGTCCTCGGGGTGATGGCCACGCCCTGGCCGCAGGCGCGGCTCTGGCTGACGGTGGCGCTACCCAACGCCGGCATCGCGGCCGGCATCGCTTTTTCCCTTCTTTTCCCCAGCTGGTACCCCAAGCGCATTCTGGCGCAGGAGATAGCTGCCCGAGAGCCCTACCGGTGGCCGGACCCGGTCTTCGGCCCCGGGCGGCCGGCCGGTGAAGCCGAACACGACGTCGTTGTGGTGGGTGCAGGCATCGGCGGCCTTACGGCGGCGGCCCTCCTGGCGCGGCGGGGCCTGAAGGTGCTGGTGGCGGAGCAGCACCACCGGCCGGGCGGCTTCTGCACCTCGTGGGAGCGACACGTGCAGCGGGACGGCGAGCGGCTGCGCTACGTCTTCGACGCGGGCGTGCACGACATTAGCGGGCTGGGACCGCGCGGCCCGGTGACCAATCTTCTGCGCCGGCTGGAGATCGGCGATCGGCTGGAATGGCGGCGGGTAGGCCACGAGTACGTGCTGCCCGGCTTCCGGCTCAAGGTGCCCGGCACGGCGGAGGAACTGGTCAGGGCTCTGCAGGCGCGCTTTCCCGCAGAGCGGGAGGCTATAGCTGCCTTCTTCGCCGAGATGGAGGCCGTGTACCGCGACCTCTACGCCGACGTGGAGCGCACCGGCGGCGTGCCGTGCCCGCCGCGTACGCCGGAGGAGATGCTGGCCTACCCGCGCACCCACCCGTATGCCTTCCGCTGGATGGACATCCCCTACACCGTCGTGCTGGATCGGTTTTTCCAGGACGCATCTCTGAAACGGTTCCTGCTCCTCCTGACGGGCTACCTGAGCGACCGGCCGGAAACGCTCACCGTTGGCCAGATGGCCCCCCTTTTCGGCTACTACTTCGACGGCGGCTACTACCCTGTGGGTGGCTCCCAGGCCCTTGCCGACGCGTTGGCGGAGGTGATCGAGGCGCACGGCGGCCGGGTGCTCCTGCGCGCGCCCGTAAAGCGCATCCTCATCGAGGGAGGCCGGGCCGCGGGCGTAATCCTGGCCGGCGGACAGGTCCACCGTGCCGGGGCCGTTATCGCAGGCGCCGACGTCCGCAAGACCTTCCTGGAACTGGTGGGGCGGGAACATCTGCCGCCCGACTTCGTGCGGCGCGTAGAGGGACTGGAATTTTCCACGTCGGCTTTTGCGGTCTTCCTGGGCGTCGACTTCGTACCGGAGCTGGAGCCGGTCACGCTGGTTTACACCGAAGACGGCCGGGGACTGGGTATAATGACTCCTTCCAGGGTGGACCCCGGCCTGGCGCCGCCCGGACACGCCGCCATCACCCTGCTGACCCTGGTCCCCCGGGTGGAGGCAACAACCTGGGACCGCCGGATGCCCGACTATGCCCGGCGCAAAAGAGAGTTCGGCGACGCGCTGGTCGCCCTGGCGGAACTGGTGCTGTCCGGCCTGCGGGAGCACATTGTCTTCCGGGAGGAGGCTAGCCCGGCCACGTTCGCCCGCTATGCCTGGACGACGGGCGGTGCCATTTACGGCCCCGCCGCCGGTCAGTGGCGGCCGCCGGCCAAAAGCCCCGTGGAGCGGCTCTACCTGGCCGGCGCCGGCGTTTTTCCGGGGGCGGGCATCGAGGCGGTAATCATCTCCGGCACCCTGGCTGCCGACGCCCTATATCTGCCGATATAA